Genomic segment of bacterium:
ATAGGTTTAAGATATGTTGATGAATGCCCATTACCAGAATTGTTGAGTAATGATTCATACTCAAATTATTATAATACTTCTTTAGCTTTTAATAGATTTGATATTTCAAAGGCTAAAGATATGCAATTTGTAACAAATATAGAAAAAGAAAATGATATTTATTTAAGATACTTTGAAAGTTATAAAGAACAAAAATTAACAATAGATTTCGATGCATATAAATTTGATATTAAAGCTGAAAACTATTTAGATGTTACTGATAAGCTTTATGAGATTGTTCATGAAGAATGGGAAAACACAATTAAAGAGCCCGTTAAAGAATTTATGAGACAACCAAAAGAGATTTAAAATGATACAAAATTATATTAAAAATATTATTGAGGATTCTTCTACAGGGAGAATTACTGTAAGCAATAAAATTATTAAATATAAATTTGAGAAGTACGAGATTACTGTTGAATTAGATGAATTTCAAAAATTCGTAGGAGTTATTGAAGTTAAAATAAATAAGAATTTTCTTGAGAGCCATCATAAAAAAACTAGTAAATACGATATTAGCCAATATTATGAAGATTAATAAGGATATTTATTTTGTTTTATAATGATACTCCTGATATATCAAAACTAAGGTTTGGGGATATAGTTAAAGGTAATTACTTAACATCGTTATTCTATAGTTCAAAATGTAATACCGATATTTTTAAATTAGAGGTTAATATTGCTGAATATAATGTGATATTGACACCTTGTTGTTCAATACAAACAAAAGAAGACCTTGGTAATATTATAATTACACCATTAATACAGATCAAACCCAGTTTTTATAGTAACCCTTATTTTGCAGAAAATATGTTAAATATAAATAAAATTATTTCGCCTCAAAATCAAGTTCCACCAGAAGCATGGGAGAAAATGCCTGAGGAGGAAAAGCAAAAAAGGTTAGAAGAAGGCTCAACGTATGCATTTAAAGAATATTTTATTTATGCGCCTCACGATTATTATAGTAAATATTATTTAGATAGTCGGAGTGGTAAAATCGTTGATATTAATTATTATATGATTGATTTTAGAAATGCGTTTAATATAAAAGTTGAAAAGATAAAAAGCCCTGAGAATATTTTATTAAAATCTAAAGTTTTAGAATTATCAATTGACTCCAGAAAAGAATTAAATGATAAATTACAAGCTTTTTATAGAATACCTGATGAAGATTTAGACTGAAAATTTTGAATTTAATGTAATTTGCTAATTATGGATGTATTTTGACAGAGTTCAAAAAACTTTCAATTACACAAGAATTACACAAGACCTTAAAAACAAAAAATTCGGCAATCGCCGAAAGTGTTGTTAATATTAAATGGGCCCGGCTGGATTCGAACCAGCGACCAAGGGATTATGAGTCCCCTGCGCTACCGCTGCGCCACAGGCCCACATTATTAGTGAGTATAAATTAATATACTATTGTCAAAATTTTGGGTCAAGGTTTAAATTTAGTTTTTGAAAAAATATAACTCTTTTTCTCCCCATCAGGCTAATTTTTAAAGAGCTTTTTGCTTTTATACTTTATAATCTTGAGGGATTTATGAAAAAGTCGGGGAACCTAAAATGTTTTTTCAAAAAAAGAAAAATTCATTATTTCCCTTTCTTAACACTCCCTTTTTATTTCAGCATGAAAGAAAACCCAAAATAGCCTTTATTCATCCTGCAATAGGAGATTCTCTCGGAGAATCACAATTATACGTTCTTGAACTCGCAAAAAGATTAAAAGAAAAATGTGATGTAAAAATTCTTTCTTCGAAAAAAATAAATGACCTGTGCACTCCGATTTCCTGTATTCCAAGAAATCAGGTTTTACATGAATCAAAATTTGATATGTTAAGATACTTTCTCGGAAATTTTTCGGATAGGCCGGAAGTTTTTATAGAGCATTTAACTTCATTTTTTCCTGTTGTCTGGGAACTTTTTAAAGGGAAATATGATGTGATTCTTCCTAACAACGATTGGGGAGGACTTCTGGCAGCTTCGGCGATAAGAAAGATAACAAAAACCCCGATAATTTTTACCGAACACAGCGGGCTTGTTGAAGGCGGGAAAAATGCCCGCAGAAATCTTTTTTTTAAACCTGACAAATACATTGTTTACACAAACGAACTAAAATATTGGCTAAAAAAATATCATCCCGAAATAAATACGTCTTTTATCGCTAAAGGTGTGGATTTTGACAGATTTAACCCTGAAGTTGAGCCGGTCAAGATAAATCTTCCTGAACCAATATTTTTGGCTTCTTCAACAAATTTGAAAAATAAAAGACTTGATTTAATTATTGAAGCGGTTTCTCTTCTTGAAAAAGGAAGTGTTTTACTGCTTTGTCCCGGTGCAAATACTCAGGAAATAGCTAAAAAAGGCGAAAGACTTCTCGGGAAAAAAAGATTTAAAATAATATGCGTTCCTCAAGAAAAAATCCCGTCATACTATAAAGCATGCAATGTTTTTACACTTCCTTCTTTGTCAGAACCCTTTGGTCTTGTTTATCTTGAAGCAATGGCATGCAACAAACCCGTAGTAACAACAAAAGATTTCTCCAGAATCGAGACGATAGGCGATGCAGGAATTCTTTGTGATGTAACCGATATCGAAGAATACTCGGAAGCTTTACAAAACGCCTCTGAAACAGATTGGGGCGATCTTCCTTATAACCAGGCAAAAAAATTCACATGGGAAATCTGTGCGGATAAATACTATGAACAAATTAAAAATTTAACAAACTGAAAGTTATTGATTATTGAGCTTTAACAGCCCCATAAGTATCATTGGAAGATCAAGAGTATTTGTATATAACAAATAACTTTGCTGCCATTCGGGATTAAACTTTGATTTAAACATGTGCAATCCCTGAAAATCGTAATATTTTTTCTGTTTTTTAAAAATAAGTTCAAAAAGTTTTGAGACGGTTTTATTATCGGAAAAAACTTCATCAGCTCTGGCAAGCGGAGAAAATCCCAAATCATAAAAAGCTTTTCCGTTTTCTTTGGCGGATAAAATTTCCTTTAAAAATAAATATTCCATCACTCCCTGCGGCGAAGAAGGATCTCTTCTCATTAAATCAACAGAGAGAGTATTGCTTTGAGGCAATTCAATATTATTAATATAAGCAAGGAGATTGTCTTCTTTATCAAGAAGTAAACTGGTTTTAGTTTCTTCCAGATATTCAGCGGAAGATTTTCCCATAGCAAAAGTGTTTTCTTTTTTCCCATGGACAGAAAGCCACTTCAGATCAAGATTTTTTACTTTATTCCAATCGAATTTCTTATAATTTCTTATATACCAGCCTTCTTTTTCTGCTTTATTTTTTCCCGTCCTGAGCTGCTGCATTTTTTTTCCCTCAAGCGTAAATTTTTCGAGATTAACAACAGCTTCAACTCCTATTGGAACAGCATTAAAGTTTTTTTGTTTCATTATTTCCACAAAATCACACTGTGCCTGGTAAACAGCAGGAATCCAATCATGCTCATGAACCATATTAAGCCATTTTGAAGTTATTTCATCTAAAGATCCTGTAAAACAGGGGTTTCCAATAGCTAAAGCAACCCGATTAAAAACTTTATAGCTTATTAATCCTTCTGTTTCTTCGTTTTTATAATAAAAATGCTGATAATTGTTATTTAGCGCAAAAAATTGAACCGGCTGAGAGGATTTTTCTTTGGTAAGTTTTTTATATTTATCATAATTTATATTTGGCAATCTCCTTGCTATTACAGGAGAAAGCGCAAATATTAACCCTGTTAAATAAGATATTGAATTAATTAAAAACAATGAATTTACATAAAACTTTGCTTCCAGCCCAACAGGTTTTAGTGCTGAAGTATTAAAAGCTAATGCATCCAGCGTCATTGACCAGACCGGATATTTTAAAGTATCCACGCCAAGTTTATCCGAAAAAATAAAAAGCCCAAGAATTGTATAAAATAAAACAAATATAACGGCAATAACCAATATAAGCCCGCCGCGTCTTGCTCTAACCGGGTCGCTTTTTACTTTGCAATATTTAAATAACGGAAGTAAAATACCGAAAAGAATAAGACATATTCCCGCCTCTTCAATATCAGCATCTTTAAAAATGTGTGCAAACCCTGATATTCCAAGAGTAATAACTGCTGCATACCAGGCAACTCTTTTTTGTCTATATAAAGCAGGGGCTAAAATTAAAGCTGCAATTCCGGTGAAAATTACAAGGTACCTTGACCCTGTAATAATTTGATAATCCAAAATATGATTTATAAGCTTTAATCTCGAAGAATCAAAACTTAGCCAGGCTGATAAAATATCTATAAATCCTAAAATGAACAAGGAAACAGCGACAAATTTGATCCAATTTTTTTCATAATTTCCTGATTTTGTATTTATTTGACTGTACATAAATCCCGTTCTTTTTTTAATTTAACTTATGTTTACTGAAAAAATCCCATATTATATCATTGCCTTCTACGTCATAATTTGTTTTCCCGAGAAAGGTTTCTATTCTCATACTTGTCGGTGAACCAGGCCAGGTATGACCTCCTCCTTCAATTTTAAGGATAGAAACTTCAGAATTATCTTTACAGGAATCATTTTCATATAATTTTGCTGTAGTTAAGCTTTCATCAGGATTTTTATGAGGAAAAACAGTCTCTTTTATAGAATCTGAACACTTATTTCGAGTTTTCCAGAATTTTAATATCTCATCAACCGAAATCATTTCTTTTGCAGGATTTCCATCCCATTTTTCGTAGGGATCATCAGTTCCATGTACTAATAAAATAGAAACAGGCTTATTAGCTTTACATTCTGCAATAAAAGATTTTCTCATATTCCCTGAAATAGGCGCAAAAGCTGCTATTTTATTGGATAACGTGCAAGCAAGAAGATAATCCATTTCTGCTCCGCTTGAATATCCTGTTGCATAAACTTTTGACTTATCGACTTTATAGTTCTTTGTCATAAAATCAATCATCTTGCTGACAAATTTAATGTCTTTACTTTTTTCGGCGGGTTCTAAATCCCATTCAAAATTCCCTGTATATTCAGGATAAACGGTTATAATTCCTTTTTTATCAGCAAAATTATTGAATTTTGTATAATTTTTTATTTTGTTTGCATCAGCCACGGTTCCGTGAAAAATAATAACCACAGGCAATTTTTTATCTTCTTTTCTATATATTTCAGGCAAATGAACGTAAAAAATTCGCTGCTCATTATTCACGTTTATGGTTTCTTTTACCATATCCGTGTCATTGGCATGACTTACATTGCCGCTAACAATAAAATTTATGAGGAAAAATCCTATTAATAAAATTATATATTTTATATTTTTCATTATAATAATATCCTTTTAAGGTTATTATTAAACAAACAAAGACGTAATTTCAAATTTATTTACGTCAATTAAGCCCTTATCTGTAATTTTTAAATCAGGGATTACCGGCAAGGAAAGAAAAGCCATGTTCATAAAAGCATCATCAAGCTTGCAGCCAAGGCTTTGTGTTGATTTTACAAGGCTTTTAAGTTTTGTTATAACCTCTTCAATCGGCAAATCAGAAATTAGGCCTGCAACAGGAAGCGGAAGTTTTTCAAGAGTTTTTCCATTTTCTACAACAATTTTTCCGCCCTGTGATTTTACGAGTTCAACGGCTGCATAATACATATCTTCATCGTTTGTTCCTATTACAACCATATTATGCGAGTCATGGGCTACTGTTGAAGCTATAGCACCACTTTTCAAGCCTAGACCTTTTACAAAACCCAATCCTATATTCCCGGTAGCTTTGTGTCTTTCTATAATTGCTATTTTTAAAATATCATTTGCGGTATCGCTTTGAGCATAACCATCTGCAATATTTGCTTTTTCTATACTTCCGAGCGTAATAAGCTTGTTTCCCGTAATATTTATAACTTTAATTTTGTCAGACTCTGCTTTTATTTTAAAGTTGTCTTTTTCAATCCATTTTACGTTTACAGAACCCCTTGTTTCGGGAAGTTTGTAATTATTTTCCGAAAGAAGAATTTTTCCTTCTCTGGCAACTAATTGACCTTTTTTAAATACCATTGCTGGTTTAAAATCTGATAAATTATCAAAAACGAGCATATCTGCCTGATAACCGGGAGCTATTGCACCTAAATTCGGGATTTTAAAGTATTCCGCAGTATTGATTGAAGCCATTTGAATAGCTGTAAGCGGGTGAATCCCATATTTAACAGCCCTTCTTACCATTGAATTTATATGATCATATAAATCATGCGGATATCTGTCATCGGTTACAAAGAAACATCTTCTTGAATTATTTGAATCAACCACAGGAAGAAGACTATCAAGGTCTTTTGCAATTGTTCCTTCTCTAATCATTATGTAAAGACCGAGTCGTATTTTTTCTCTTGCTTCTTCAACAGATATACATTCATGATCAGATGAAATACCTGTTGAAATATAAGCACAAAGATCTTTTCCGCTTAAACCCGGTGCATGTCCGTCAACTCTTTTGGATACAGGAAGTTTTATTTTGTCGACAACCGCAGGGTCATTCTGTAAAACACCCGGGAAGTTCATCATTTCTCCGATTCCAAGCACCCATTGTTTTTTAATAAATATAGATAAATCGCTTGCGCTGAGTTTTGAGCCTGATGTTTCCATATTTGTTGCAGGAACACAGGAAGGCAACATCATATAAACATCTAAAGGAAGATTTCTTGTAGCTTCTCTCATAAAACTAATCCCCTGAAGCCCGAGAACATTGGATATTTCATGCGGATCAGCAACAACTGTAGTCGTTCCTGAAGGGATTACTGCTTTTGCGTACTCATAAGGGGAAACCATAGAACTTTCAAGGTGTACATGCCCGTCAATAAAAGAAGGTGAGAGATAAGAGCCGTTTATGTCAATTTCTTCCCTGCCTTTATAATCTTTTCCAATACCGACTATTTTTCCGTTAACTACAGCAACATCGCCTCTATGAATATCACCGGACAAAACATTTATTATGTTTGCATTTTTTATGACTATATCTGCAATTTCTTCACCTTTTGCAGCTTTTATAATTTTTTCAATTTCCATATCTCTCTTTTCTCAATTAATTAAATTTGTTTATTTTTACCACAAAACAAAGATTTAGGTCAAATACTAAATCAAATTCGCAAACAAAAAGTAGGGATTTAACCCCTGCTTTTTGTTCTCTTGAAAATAAAATCGGCTCTTAAACTATTTTATAGAAGAAAGTGCAGAACTTGACTGCTGCATTTTGCTTATATATGTATCCATATCAGAAAACTGTTTTGTAATTAAAGCTTTATATGCGGTAATACGGTCTTCTCCTTTTGTAATTGATTTATCAGTATTAGAAATTAAAGTATTTATAGAATCACTTTTTGAACTAAAAAAACCGCTTACAGGATCAAGAGCGCTGTTAAGTTTAGTTTGAAGTTGCTGGAAAACCCCTGTAATTCCGGCTGTTTTATCCCCGATAAGCAGGGCTTTAACTTCGGAAGGATTATCCTGAAGAGCCGTAAGAAGTTTAGCGCTGTCAAGAGAAAAAGTACTTGATGTATCTTTAGCGCTTTTTCCTACAGAACCTGTTGATATACCTATCATTGACAAACTATCGTAAGCTGAAAGACCTTTTATTTGACCGGAAGCCATTGATCTTAAAGAGTTTTTAAGACTTACAATAGAATATTCTCCATGGAGAGCCTGACCTGTTCCTGTTTGTGTAGACACATCATTAAGTACCTGATTATATTTGGAGATAAAATCATTTAAAGCAGTTTTTATTCCATCTGTATTTTGATCAATATTTATATCTATCGGAGTATCTATGGTTGATCCGTCGGTTGCTTTGCTGAGAGTTGTTTTTTTAAGGTTTATGGTCAAACCTGGGATACCGCTTACATCTCCTGTTACAGTATTTGAATTAACTTCCAGAGCTGTCGCAGCACCATTTATATGAATTTTTGCATTTTCTCCCAGGGTTTGAGAAGCTGTAGAATCTCCGGTAGCAGTAATTAATCCTATTTTTGTAAGAAAATTACTGGTTCCGTTTTCAAAATTAATTGCTGTTTTGCCGGGGGTTTTTGACGTTAAAACAAGTTTATTTGTTTTGGTATCAATTTGGGCTGTCACTCCTGCTTTATCAGAGCTGTTTATTTTGCTTATAAGTGTTGCAAGAGAAGTTTTACTATCTATTGTAAATTCCGTTCCGCCTATTTTAAAAGTTCCTGCCGTTACCGGATCAGCACTGTCCACATTAAGATTTGCAGTATTCCCTACAATTGTTCCGCCCAGATTTATTTTGTTAATTTTTGAAAGACTTGCAAAACCGGATGTTCCATCACCATTATCTGTTGAAGAAGCGGTTGAAAGCTGCATTATATTGAAAAAGTTTGTTGTATCAGAGTTGCTTCCTAAAGTTAATTTGGTAACAGCAGTATTGTTGTAATCAATATGCATCTTCCCGTCTACAATAGAAGCTTTTACGTTGTTATCACTATAATCGCCATCACTGTTCTGATCAAATTTATCATTTATTTTTTTGACAATAGTATTTAACGTATCAGTTTTTTCTATTGTAAATTCATTTTTAGCCCCGTTTACGTAAATGCTAAAATTGCCATAAACCGTTCCGTCATCACGTGTTGCTGTTAAAGTACCCTGTTTGTTTGCAGCCGCGGTAAATAATTCTGTTCCGTCAATGGACTTTGACAAATCACTGCTTGTTGCTTTTGTCGCGGTAGCAAGATTATCCACAGATAAAGTAACTTTTTGGACAGAAGTATTATTAGCTGCAGTTACCGTAGAAATATTTGTATCAGAACTTGTAGCAGTTCTGGAAGCAAAAAGATCAAAACTTGATGCAATATTTCCATCGGTTAATTTTTGAATAGATGTTCTTAAAGCTGAAAAATCTGATTGAATAGAACTTAAAGCAGTTTTTGTTGCGTTATAAGTATCTTTTTTTGTATATAAAGCATCAACAGGAGCTCTTTCTGAAGCAACCATTGCTGTAATCCAGTCACTTACCGGTAATCCCGATCCCGATCCTGCAAATGTTATAGAACTAGTCATAGACTGAACACTCCTTTGTTCTTATCATTATTATAATAAAGCCTTAATCTTTATTTTCAATCCTGTAAAGATATTATTATTTTTAGATCCATCAAATAGTATTATTCCATTTTAACAATATTTTAAACATTAATCATGAGATTTCAGCTTAAATCTTTATTTTTTGTAATCTTATATATTCAACGATTTCATTTTTTGTGAATAAAAAAATTTGCAAAAAAAAGAGACAGTTTTGAGACTGTCTTAATCCTTGTTTTGTAGGTAAGGAAGGGAAAGGGAAAGGGAAAGGGAAAGGGAAAGGTAGGTGTAGTAGGTAAAGGTTTTATTTATTGAAATTTAAGCTTTTATTTGAGGTAGTGTGTTGTGTTTGTTTTGTTTTGTCCTTGTACATATATAAAAACACCCGTATTGAAAAAATTGCTATTTCGTATATAAAAAATAGCTATTTGATTAATAAAACTTAACACTTGCTAGGCCAAAAACCTGTAAAGCCCACATCCATAACTCTTCTTAGATTCATGAATCTTCTTGAAATTTGAATTTTATATATAAATTTGCAAAAAAATAGACAGTTTTGAAGCTGTCTTAAAATTTGTTTTTGTAGGTAAGGAAGGGAAAGGGGAAGGTAGGTGTGGTAGGTAAAAGGTTTTATTTATTGAAATTTAAGCTTTTATTTGAGGTAGTGTGTTGTGTTTGTTTTGTTTTGTCCTTGTACATATATAAAAACATCCGTATTGAAAAAATTGCTATTTCGTATATAAAAAATAGCTATTTAATTAATAAAACTTAACAAATCAAGAAGAAATGGTTTCTTTTTCTTCTTCTACAGGACTAAGAGGAATTTTAAACCCGAAAGTGCTTCCTTCGTTCAATTTGCTTTCAACAAAAACTTTGCCGCCATGATGTTTTTCTATAGCAATTTTTACAAGATGCAAGCCCAAGCCTGTGCCTTTTACCGAGTGAACTTTTGTTTCTATTCTGTAAAACCTGTCAAAAATCTTTCCGAGATGCTCTTCCGGTATTCCGATGCCGTTATCTTCGATGGAAACTTGTAAATAATCCCCTGTGCGATCGATTTCTGCTCTTATTTTAACCCTGCTGTTTTTATGAGAATACTTAATAGAATTCGAAATAAGGTTTTTCAACACTCTTTCTATATTTTCAGGATTTATCATTACCTGCGGGATATCAGGCTCAATAATTATAGAGAAAGAAACATTTTTTTCTTCTGCCAGAACTTTCATTGATTTAACCGTAATTTCTATAATCGGACCTATATCAACCAAATCCTTTTCAAGAGCGACATTTGGCGATTCCAGCTTTGAAAAATCAAGAATATCATTTACCATATTATTTAATCTGTCTGACTCATGATTTATTATGGAAAGAAAATCCCCTTTTGTTTTCTCATCCAATTTTTCTCCGCAGTTGTAGAGAGTATCTATATAAGTTCTCAAGATTGTAACCGGAGTTCTTAATTCATGGCTGACGTTTGAAATAAAAGTATTTTTAATATTATCAATCTCGGCCTCTTTTGTTACATCATGAAGTATAATAATATAACCTATGTATTCTTCATGAAGGGTAAATATAGGGGAAATAATTGTTTTTACAATTCTTCCGTTCATTTTTATCTGGCATTCAAGATTTTTGGCTTTATTCCCTTCGTACGGAGTATCTTTAAATTCTTTAATTTTGGATTTAAAGCATAATTCGCCGTTTGTATCATAATATTCCGTTATTTTTGTTTTTATAATTTCTTTTATGTTAACTTTAAGCATTTTTTGTGCGGCATTATTTACAAGAATTATTTGGTCTGAATTATCACAAACTACTACACCATTTGCAATACTCATCAAAACAGCTTCCATTTTGTTTCTTTCATAAGTCAGCTGGTCAATATTTTTTTCTTCATAAGTTCTAAGCCTTGAGGACATTGTATTAAAAGATTCAAAAAGCTGTTTTATATCTCCCCAAAGATCTTTTGATGTAATTTTATACCCAAATTCTCCCGTTGAAATCTTTCTTACTCCTTCAGAAAGAAGCTTTATCTGCCTTGTTATAAGCAAAGTGTTTATTAAGACGGCTGCTATGGAAAGCACCCATGCTATGGTAAAAATAATCAGCATCAGGTTTCTGGTCGCTTTTCCCACTATGTTCATAGTGTATCTGCTTAAGCCGACTTGAATTGAGCCAATAACTTCTTTTGAGTAAGCTGTTTTTAAAGTAAGCGGCTGACTTACTTCTATAGTTGTTTTGTTTTCAGTGTTTTCAAAAGCAGGATTATTTTGTTTGCTGGAATAAATAATGTTTCCAAGTTGATCCCTGTAAACAACATAAGCAATGTCTTCGCTGTTCGCTATTATTTGTTCGGTATGTTCTTTAAGTTTTTTTAAACCTTTAGTGCTTGATAAATCCGAAATAAGAGTTGAACTTTCGATTGAAAGAGTTTTTGTAAGCATCGAGCCAAAATTATGATAGCTGTCCAGAATTGTTTTTTGTGTATTATTTATAACGAACCAGGCTGTAATTACAACAAAAATCGAACTTAAAATCGAGCCGAAAATAATCAGCTTATTTTGAGAATTCAAATTCAAAAATTCTGATTTTTCGTCCTGTTTTTTAATATAATTAAGTATATCGTTCATTTTTTCAAATCTCAAATTTTAGTGTGGTTTTTTATTGTAAGTTAGCAAGAATAGAATTGCTGACGGATTTTAATGTAGCGAAAACTCCTTGTCCCTGAATGGCAACGGATTCAAAACTCGGATATCCCGCTTGATTCAGATCTTTTTCAAGCTCTTCAAAGCTTAATACATCATCTAAATCGCGTTTATTATATTGCAAAATTATAGGAATATTATTTAAGTTAAGATTATATTCTTTTAAATTTTGAATCATGTTGTTAAAACTCTGAATGTTGTTTTCTCTTTCTGCTTTTGAAGAATTTGCCACAAAAACAATACCGTCTACGCCGTTTAGAATGATTTTTCTTGCCGCATTATACTGCATTTGCCCCGGTGAAGTATAAAGACTGAATGTCGTATTAAAACCTTTTACATCGCCCAGGTTAATTGATAAAAAATCAAAGAAAAGTGTCCTTTCGTTTAGTCCTTCAAGGCATGTCATTTCTGACCTGATTGCAGAATCAAGTGTATTGTAAATATATATAAGGTTGCTGGTTTTTCCGCTCTCTCCCGTGCCGTAATACACGACTTTGCAGGTCAGTTTGCGGTCAGCATAATTAACAAGAACCACTTTATCTTACTCTTTTCTGTTAAATCAGGTTTTTACACAGTTACAAAAGATGATTTATAAATTTTTACTAATTTAATTATCCATAAAACTAACATTTTGGACAAGGTTTTAAGGGTTTTTTATTTATTCTGAAAAATATAGATAAATTTTGAAGATAAATATTTAGTTGTCTAATAGAAATATGAAGGGTTTTGGATAGAGAATTAAAAGCTGAACAGATTTTTCATTTATTTCGTTTAGTTTCGAATAACAAAAGAACATAAAGAGAAATATTAAGGAGAAAAAATATGCAGGAAACATGTTGTAATAATTATGATGAAATTTTAGAAATTTGTACCTGTCCTCGATTAGGCGAACCCGCCCCTGATTTTGAAGCTGAAACCTCGCATGGAAAAATCAAATTTTCTGAATTTAACAAAGGGCACTGGGTGGTTTTATTTTCCCATCCGGCTGATTTTACCCCTGTTTGCACTACAGAATTTATTGGTTTTGCCCAAAAACAGCAGGAGTTTGAAAAAAGAAACGTCAAGCTTATGGGATTAAGTATTGACAGTGTTTATTCCCATATTGAATGGGTAAGGCAAATAGAAGAAAGCTTTGAAGTTAAAATCAATTTTCCGGTTATTGCAGATTTAGGCTTTGAGGTTTCCCGCCTTTATGCGATGATTCATCCTGCAATAAGTACTGTTCATGCCATAAGAACCGTTTATATTATAGACCCTGAAGGAATTTTAAAAATGTCTATTGCTTATCCTTCCAGCGTGGGAAGAAGTATAGACGAAATTATAAGAATTATAGATGCACTTCAACTTGTCGATGAAAAGAAAGTTGCCACTCCCGCCAACTGGAAACCGGGAGACAATGTAATAGTTCCTCCCCCGAGAACCACTGAAGATGCGGAACAAAGAATTCATGAAAAACATGAAGAATGTTCCAGCTGGTATTTATGCAAAACCAAGGCTTAAAGACAAACTAAACTGACAT
This window contains:
- a CDS encoding glycosyltransferase, producing the protein MFFQKKKNSLFPFLNTPFLFQHERKPKIAFIHPAIGDSLGESQLYVLELAKRLKEKCDVKILSSKKINDLCTPISCIPRNQVLHESKFDMLRYFLGNFSDRPEVFIEHLTSFFPVVWELFKGKYDVILPNNDWGGLLAASAIRKITKTPIIFTEHSGLVEGGKNARRNLFFKPDKYIVYTNELKYWLKKYHPEINTSFIAKGVDFDRFNPEVEPVKINLPEPIFLASSTNLKNKRLDLIIEAVSLLEKGSVLLLCPGANTQEIAKKGERLLGKKRFKIICVPQEKIPSYYKACNVFTLPSLSEPFGLVYLEAMACNKPVVTTKDFSRIETIGDAGILCDVTDIEEYSEALQNASETDWGDLPYNQAKKFTWEICADKYYEQIKNLTN
- a CDS encoding phosphatidylglycerol lysyltransferase domain-containing protein, yielding MYSQINTKSGNYEKNWIKFVAVSLFILGFIDILSAWLSFDSSRLKLINHILDYQIITGSRYLVIFTGIAALILAPALYRQKRVAWYAAVITLGISGFAHIFKDADIEEAGICLILFGILLPLFKYCKVKSDPVRARRGGLILVIAVIFVLFYTILGLFIFSDKLGVDTLKYPVWSMTLDALAFNTSALKPVGLEAKFYVNSLFLINSISYLTGLIFALSPVIARRLPNINYDKYKKLTKEKSSQPVQFFALNNNYQHFYYKNEETEGLISYKVFNRVALAIGNPCFTGSLDEITSKWLNMVHEHDWIPAVYQAQCDFVEIMKQKNFNAVPIGVEAVVNLEKFTLEGKKMQQLRTGKNKAEKEGWYIRNYKKFDWNKVKNLDLKWLSVHGKKENTFAMGKSSAEYLEETKTSLLLDKEDNLLAYINNIELPQSNTLSVDLMRRDPSSPQGVMEYLFLKEILSAKENGKAFYDLGFSPLARADEVFSDNKTVSKLFELIFKKQKKYYDFQGLHMFKSKFNPEWQQSYLLYTNTLDLPMILMGLLKLNNQ
- a CDS encoding PHB depolymerase family esterase, which encodes MKNIKYIILLIGFFLINFIVSGNVSHANDTDMVKETINVNNEQRIFYVHLPEIYRKEDKKLPVVIIFHGTVADANKIKNYTKFNNFADKKGIITVYPEYTGNFEWDLEPAEKSKDIKFVSKMIDFMTKNYKVDKSKVYATGYSSGAEMDYLLACTLSNKIAAFAPISGNMRKSFIAECKANKPVSILLVHGTDDPYEKWDGNPAKEMISVDEILKFWKTRNKCSDSIKETVFPHKNPDESLTTAKLYENDSCKDNSEVSILKIEGGGHTWPGSPTSMRIETFLGKTNYDVEGNDIIWDFFSKHKLN
- the ade gene encoding adenine deaminase, producing MEIEKIIKAAKGEEIADIVIKNANIINVLSGDIHRGDVAVVNGKIVGIGKDYKGREEIDINGSYLSPSFIDGHVHLESSMVSPYEYAKAVIPSGTTTVVADPHEISNVLGLQGISFMREATRNLPLDVYMMLPSCVPATNMETSGSKLSASDLSIFIKKQWVLGIGEMMNFPGVLQNDPAVVDKIKLPVSKRVDGHAPGLSGKDLCAYISTGISSDHECISVEEAREKIRLGLYIMIREGTIAKDLDSLLPVVDSNNSRRCFFVTDDRYPHDLYDHINSMVRRAVKYGIHPLTAIQMASINTAEYFKIPNLGAIAPGYQADMLVFDNLSDFKPAMVFKKGQLVAREGKILLSENNYKLPETRGSVNVKWIEKDNFKIKAESDKIKVINITGNKLITLGSIEKANIADGYAQSDTANDILKIAIIERHKATGNIGLGFVKGLGLKSGAIASTVAHDSHNMVVIGTNDEDMYYAAVELVKSQGGKIVVENGKTLEKLPLPVAGLISDLPIEEVITKLKSLVKSTQSLGCKLDDAFMNMAFLSLPVIPDLKITDKGLIDVNKFEITSLFV
- the fliD gene encoding flagellar filament capping protein FliD; translated protein: MTSSITFAGSGSGLPVSDWITAMVASERAPVDALYTKKDTYNATKTALSSIQSDFSALRTSIQKLTDGNIASSFDLFASRTATSSDTNISTVTAANNTSVQKVTLSVDNLATATKATSSDLSKSIDGTELFTAAANKQGTLTATRDDGTVYGNFSIYVNGAKNEFTIEKTDTLNTIVKKINDKFDQNSDGDYSDNNVKASIVDGKMHIDYNNTAVTKLTLGSNSDTTNFFNIMQLSTASSTDNGDGTSGFASLSKINKINLGGTIVGNTANLNVDSADPVTAGTFKIGGTEFTIDSKTSLATLISKINSSDKAGVTAQIDTKTNKLVLTSKTPGKTAINFENGTSNFLTKIGLITATGDSTASQTLGENAKIHINGAATALEVNSNTVTGDVSGIPGLTINLKKTTLSKATDGSTIDTPIDINIDQNTDGIKTALNDFISKYNQVLNDVSTQTGTGQALHGEYSIVSLKNSLRSMASGQIKGLSAYDSLSMIGISTGSVGKSAKDTSSTFSLDSAKLLTALQDNPSEVKALLIGDKTAGITGVFQQLQTKLNSALDPVSGFFSSKSDSINTLISNTDKSITKGEDRITAYKALITKQFSDMDTYISKMQQSSSALSSIK